CGGCGACATGTCCCGTGGGTGACCGACCAGCCGGCGCAGCGGGTCCTGGAACGCGAGCACGGCGGTCGCACCGAGCACCAGGAACGGCACGACCACCTCGAACGCGCGGGCCGGGGTGGCCAGCAACAGCAGTGCCCCGAGGATGGTGCCGACGATCGTGGTGGGTACCAGCGTGGCCAGCGCCCGTCCGCGCGGAAGATCCGCCCGGCTGCCCGCCACGCTGGACAGGTACCCGGGGAACACGGCGACGGAGTTGCTGACGTTCGCCGGCACCGGGGGCAGCCCGACCGCGATCATCGCTGGAAAGGTGATCAGCGAGCCACCACCGGCCACCGCGTTGACCGTGCCAGCGGCGAGACCGGCGGCGAGCAGCAGCGCGGCGTGGGAGAGATCCATAGCCCCACGAGGCTAGACCCCGCCCGGGCGGGTGGGTACGCCGGACTCCCGCCCGATGACCGCCACCACCGCCCCTGAGCTGCGCGATCTTGACCAGGCGGGGTGGCAATACCGGTGGGCCGCCCGTCGTTAGGATGAGAGCGCGACGGACGAGTCGACCGGGCGGCCGCGTCGGCGGGCTTCGGCCCGCCGCCGAGGAACGTCCGGACTCCACAGGGCAGGGTGGTTGTTAACGGCAACCCGGGGTGACCCGCGGGACAGTGCCACAGAAAACAGACCGCCGGCCCCATCGGGGCCGGTAAGGGTGAAACGGTGGGGTAAGAGCCCACCAGCACCCCGGGTGACCGGGGTGGCTTGGTAAACCCCACCCGGAGCAAGGCCAAGTAAGGGCCGTCACCGCAAGATGACGACCCGGCGCAGACGCTTGAGGGCTGCCCGCCCGATGTCTGCGGGTAGGCCGCTGGAGCCTGCCGGCAACGGCAGGCCGAGATGGATGGCCGCCGCCGGCGCAGACCCCTCGGGGTACGCGCCGCGCACAGAATCCGGCGTACAGGTCGACTCGTCCGTCGCCCACCAGGTCGCAGCCTCGATCAAGGCTGCGACCTGGTTGTATTTCAGGCTGTCTATGGGCGTTGGCGGTCATCATTGGTTGGCGTTCGACGCCCTGGAGACGCCCTGACGCCCTGACGCCCTGGGGACGCCCTGATCTTGAGGGCGTGAAAGCTTCAGTTTGGAAGGACGAAGATCACGACCGACAAGGGCCTGGTGGGCCAGGTCAAGGGCAAAAGTTCGCGACCGTTCGTGCCCCCTGGTGACCGTCCGAGGTACTGGCTACTGGCACGTGGATGGCACGGTGACCTACGCATTACGAGATCATGTTTCCCGACTCGCCTACCTGGCCAACCGTTGGTTGAGCTGCGATTTGCCTTCCGGCATCTCTCACTGACGGTGGTGGCGGCTCGGCGTCTTGAGGACTGGATGAGGACCGGTGAACATCGCCGATGTTGGTACGGTCGCGCTCGTGCATGCGGTGAACGTCGTCAGCAAGTTCGGTGATGACGGCTACCTTGAAGGGTCATGGGTCCTGCCGCTGGAAGTGATCGAACCGTTGAGATCCCACGTCCGCATGACCAGCGAGGGCTGGATCGTCGACGAGTGGGCGATCACCGACGCGACAGCCGCCATCGTTCAACCGTGGGTAGACCAGGCGATCGATGTGGCATCTGACGCGTGGTGGGTTGGATCAGAGCAAGTTGACCCGTCGCACGTCTGGGCCATCCGTGTCCGCTGATCTCCGCACCGGAACGGCGGCAGTGGCCCTGGGATTAGAAGAAGATCGCGGGTGGCTGGTCAGGTGATGGCACTCCTGGTCAGCACGTCCGTCGTTGTCGGGCAGCGTCGGCGTAAGCGGGCGGGCTTGGCTGTACGGATGGCTGTACGTGTGTCGGCTGCCGCAGGAACACCTACAGTGCAGAACCGTGGATCTCACTGACTGCTTGGAGCGGGTGCTCGAACTGAGGAACGCACCGCTACCGCGCACCGACGCCGCTGTGTCGACCGAGGGCGGACCCGGCTACCTGGTCCTGGACCTCAGCACCAGTGAGGCTTTCTGGGAGGACCGGTCGCAGGCCAACGAGGTGTGGGACCAGTTCTCACAAGACTTCCTGGGGCTCACGGAGGCACTCGGCGGAGTGTGGGGGCCGGCGGAAAGTATTGATCTGAGTCCGGTCCTTGATCGCGCGATGCGGGGAGAGGCGGTCCCGGCGCTTGCCGGCGTCCTCTCGAACTTCGTGCCGTCCGTGTCTGCCTGGCGCTTTGAGGACCGCAGCGTCTGTGTCGGCGTCGGTCAGTGGGATTCGGAACTGCCAGTCGTGCTGGTGGCCGCAGCAGGTGAGCTGTAGTCAGCGTGCCTGTTGGTGGGATCTCCTCGTCGGGCAGTTGCAGACCTTCCAGCCTCCCCCGGACGGGGACAAGGTGGAGCGCCTCACCAGCCGAACGACCTTGGCCCCGTCCGGGGAGGCTGGAAGCCCTCGTGGTGCCCGGCGAGGGGATCCCGGGCGGATCTCTGAGGAGGGCCGGGGTTCGGGGCGGAGCCCCGAGGTCTTCGTGGTCTTAGTCATCCGTCACGTGGCCGGCCGGCCCGGCCGATGCCGGCCGGAGGTCGCCAGCAGGCCGGGGCCGGGCCGGCGCGGCCCGCTTTGCGGGCCGCCTTGACGGCGCCAGACGCGCCGCCGCTGACCCGCCCGACGTTTCGGCAACCGCGACCGAGCGCAAGAAGGTGAGCTGATGACTGTGGCTTCGGTGCCGGAGCATCTGTGGTCAGTGGACGACGTGGCTGCTTACCTGTGGGTGCCCGTCGAGACGCTGTACCAGTGGCGTAAGCGCAAGTACGGACCGCCGGCCGCCCGGGTCGGCAAACACCTGCGCTACGACCCGAACGACGTGCGGTCCTGGTTCCGCCAGAAGGCGGCCTGAGCGATGGCGCACATAGAGGACCGCTGGTATCGCACGGTGCGTCAAACCAACCGGGCGCGCTGAGCGGGTCAAATCAGATCTGTTCGGCAAAGGGCTGCGGTACCGGGTCCGCTATGTCGGACCGGACGGCAAGGAGCGGAAGAAGTCGTTCCCCGATCGGGCGAAGCGGGACGCCGAAGCGTTCATGGTGTCGGTTGAGTCCGACAAGCTTCGGGGTGCCTACGTCGACCCGGCGGCCGGGCGGATCACCTTCGCCGAGTATGCCGAGGAGTGGATGCGGACCCGAGCGCTTGACGAGTCCTCGCGGGAGAGCACTGAGTTTCGCGTCCGCAAACATCTACTGCCGTTCTTCGGCCACCGGCACCTATCGGCGATCAAGCCGGGCCAGATCCGCGAGTGGGACCGCAGCATGGTGGGCGTCCTCGCCCCGGCTACCCGCTCGGTGGTCTTCGCTCACCTGCGCTCGATCCTGGCCGCTGCTGTCGATGACGAGCGTATAGCCAAGAACTCCTGCTCGGCTCGCTCGGTGACACCACCTCGGGCCGTTCAGCGTCGGGTGGTGCCCTGGAAGCCGCACGAGGTCGCGGCACTCCGTGCCAACCTTCCCGAGCGGTACCGGGTTGCCGTCGACCTGGGCGCGGGCTGCGGGCTGCGTCAGGGCGAGATTTTGGGTCTCTCCGTCGATGACATCGACTTCGACGCAGGCTGGCTGCACGTGGTCCGGCAGGTCAAGTTCGTACGCTCCCGGCTCGTGTTCGGCCTACCCAAGACAGACCGGGACCGGCGGGTACCGCTCCCCAGCTCGGTCGCGAGCGCTGCGGGCGCATCTCGACC
Above is a window of Micromonospora coriariae DNA encoding:
- a CDS encoding sulfite exporter TauE/SafE family protein, whose translation is MDLSHAALLLAAGLAAGTVNAVAGGGSLITFPAMIAVGLPPVPANVSNSVAVFPGYLSSVAGSRADLPRGRALATLVPTTIVGTILGALLLLATPARAFEVVVPFLVLGATAVLAFQDPLRRLVGHPRDMSPRQRTVAVQTMVGLGAVYGGYFGAALGVMLVAGLALVLDATLARVSAIKNLLSAVVGFTTLVVFALFGPVNWAAVAMVAPATLIGGYVGARLVRRLPPVLLKTIIVVFGTVIGLYLLYRALS
- a CDS encoding helix-turn-helix domain-containing protein — encoded protein: MTVASVPEHLWSVDDVAAYLWVPVETLYQWRKRKYGPPAARVGKHLRYDPNDVRSWFRQKAA
- a CDS encoding tyrosine-type recombinase/integrase, with product MVSVESDKLRGAYVDPAAGRITFAEYAEEWMRTRALDESSRESTEFRVRKHLLPFFGHRHLSAIKPGQIREWDRSMVGVLAPATRSVVFAHLRSILAAAVDDERIAKNSCSARSVTPPRAVQRRVVPWKPHEVAALRANLPERYRVAVDLGAGCGLRQGEILGLSVDDIDFDAGWLHVVRQVKFVRSRLVFGLPKTDRDRRVPLPSSVASAAGASRPVPACGDHSSVGGPDRR